One window of the Nitrospira defluvii genome contains the following:
- a CDS encoding DUF4157 domain-containing protein — protein sequence MKASKGQVMPLPGAAAPSLHGTEQRAGVCRASAGFRGTCAASPHTGLVGREMQRKLVVNEPGDAYEQEADRVAEQVMGLPEPSRDGAWKPAGPRPAVQRRLGGSVGSATMTAPPTVEDVLSAPGRPLDSATRVFFEDRFGYDFSRVRVHADGRAAGSARTVDALAYTVGRNIVFGAGQYSPGTPDGRRLMAHELAHVVQQDPENRLVGDRPPTGRLARQATDPEGPEHAGPGWAAVNKLGIVYKESGVNLREQASTAGSPLARLPQSTKVHILSHNPESHWLAVSVVGDAVDKSCGRAGHVGTFGYASDDYVWWKTPLPDTEALLYPVQGKDSLSKVVQSHCQYKTYPITVGDDARSLAMAVYVASQSNPETKKGVRINEQKFKKAQEDFDLVERIDPYRGGTQDLFDSVELVAGERIWLPGISYVEQLKQADILPSRPDWMNSAVETGKGIAGFSVGVVEGFVQSVLDVFIGIYDMVSGIFNGMLSLVNGEMLKAASDMIAVIKEMSADEVKELAGELLTAIGGLLAKSIEDFLYCWVKDPNPYRKWHFRGTVIGYILAEVAMAIFTAAIANVVKWVGKLGKVGGKLAKIVEGLLVKLEKLVPDRKTSKGKLDKPDAADGREKSAQLPFALGAARAIVEVHDTKDSAVPTVLASLAPLKKKYRWINKFSAKRKAKSGHYEIVMHASSHTVDDDYTTEIEVTDRDLQDQITTQKIPLFSAKEWGTYSYSGRQLGIVDTLEGGPQAWYIRTGKGGAAGPGGPGKGDPSRFEGIAVLEEINRHNQRVIPGRPTTEWMIKPSGGRLGAPGSPAGQANSNLSAWLKGESLPKAGPDTTDVKLLNDWLRKHGVKLGGSHQVGGGVVLLYPTKLTSMPNTQDYEILSGIVQLRRYFRIKEIP from the coding sequence ATGAAAGCGTCGAAAGGACAGGTAATGCCCCTTCCTGGTGCTGCTGCCCCATCCCTGCACGGCACGGAGCAGCGGGCCGGTGTGTGCCGGGCATCGGCGGGCTTTCGGGGAACGTGCGCCGCCTCCCCGCACACAGGACTGGTCGGCAGGGAGATGCAGCGAAAGTTGGTCGTCAATGAGCCCGGTGATGCGTACGAGCAGGAGGCGGATCGGGTGGCGGAGCAGGTGATGGGGCTGCCGGAACCATCGCGAGACGGGGCTTGGAAACCGGCCGGTCCCCGGCCGGCTGTGCAACGCCGGCTTGGTGGCTCCGTGGGCTCGGCAACCATGACGGCGCCGCCTACGGTGGAGGATGTCCTCTCGGCGCCGGGACGGCCCCTCGATAGTGCCACCCGCGTCTTTTTCGAGGATCGTTTCGGTTACGATTTTAGCCGTGTCCGCGTCCATGCCGACGGCAGGGCCGCCGGATCTGCGCGGACGGTGGATGCGCTGGCATACACAGTCGGCCGCAACATTGTCTTCGGGGCAGGACAATATTCGCCGGGAACCCCGGATGGACGTCGCTTGATGGCTCATGAGCTTGCTCATGTCGTGCAACAAGACCCCGAGAACCGGTTGGTCGGCGACAGACCTCCGACCGGTCGGCTCGCGAGACAGGCAACCGATCCCGAAGGGCCCGAACACGCCGGCCCGGGATGGGCTGCCGTGAACAAGCTCGGCATCGTCTACAAGGAAAGCGGCGTGAATCTTCGAGAGCAGGCGAGTACGGCGGGATCGCCCCTTGCCCGGTTGCCGCAAAGCACGAAGGTACACATCCTCAGTCACAATCCGGAGAGTCATTGGTTGGCCGTGAGCGTCGTCGGCGATGCCGTTGACAAGAGTTGCGGCCGGGCCGGTCACGTCGGCACGTTCGGATACGCCTCCGATGATTACGTCTGGTGGAAGACGCCGCTTCCCGACACCGAGGCGCTCCTTTACCCGGTTCAAGGAAAAGACTCCTTGAGCAAAGTAGTGCAGAGCCATTGTCAGTACAAGACCTATCCGATCACGGTCGGGGATGATGCGCGGTCGCTGGCCATGGCGGTGTACGTCGCGAGCCAGAGCAACCCTGAGACAAAAAAAGGCGTCAGGATCAACGAACAAAAATTCAAGAAGGCGCAGGAGGACTTCGATCTCGTCGAACGGATTGATCCCTATCGAGGGGGCACACAAGACCTGTTCGATTCGGTCGAGTTGGTCGCGGGAGAGCGGATCTGGCTGCCGGGTATCAGCTATGTGGAACAGTTGAAGCAAGCCGACATCCTGCCGTCCCGTCCCGATTGGATGAACAGCGCGGTTGAAACGGGGAAAGGGATCGCCGGCTTTTCGGTGGGGGTGGTGGAAGGTTTCGTGCAATCGGTCCTCGACGTGTTTATCGGGATCTACGACATGGTGTCGGGCATCTTCAACGGTATGTTGAGTCTGGTGAATGGCGAGATGCTGAAGGCCGCCTCCGACATGATTGCCGTGATCAAGGAGATGTCCGCAGACGAGGTCAAAGAGCTGGCCGGAGAGTTGTTGACGGCGATCGGCGGCCTCCTGGCGAAATCCATCGAGGATTTTCTGTATTGCTGGGTGAAGGATCCCAATCCCTACCGCAAATGGCATTTTCGCGGCACCGTCATCGGCTACATCCTGGCCGAAGTGGCAATGGCCATCTTTACGGCCGCAATCGCCAACGTCGTCAAGTGGGTGGGGAAACTAGGTAAGGTCGGGGGCAAACTGGCAAAGATCGTTGAAGGGCTCCTCGTCAAACTGGAAAAACTCGTTCCCGATCGCAAGACATCCAAGGGGAAGCTCGACAAGCCTGATGCGGCAGACGGGCGGGAAAAATCCGCGCAACTGCCGTTCGCGCTCGGCGCGGCCCGCGCCATCGTCGAAGTTCACGATACGAAGGACAGTGCGGTTCCCACCGTCCTCGCGTCGCTGGCTCCGCTCAAGAAAAAATATCGCTGGATTAACAAGTTCAGCGCCAAGCGGAAGGCGAAGTCCGGTCATTACGAAATCGTCATGCATGCCAGTAGCCACACGGTGGACGATGACTATACGACCGAGATCGAGGTGACCGACCGGGATCTTCAAGATCAGATCACGACGCAAAAAATTCCACTGTTCTCCGCGAAGGAGTGGGGCACCTATTCCTATAGCGGGAGACAGCTCGGCATTGTGGATACTTTGGAAGGCGGACCACAGGCTTGGTACATCAGAACCGGCAAGGGCGGAGCGGCGGGGCCGGGAGGACCGGGGAAGGGCGATCCCTCGCGCTTTGAAGGCATTGCGGTGTTGGAGGAAATCAACCGCCACAACCAACGAGTCATCCCTGGCCGACCCACGACCGAGTGGATGATCAAGCCTTCCGGCGGACGATTGGGCGCGCCGGGGAGTCCGGCGGGACAGGCCAATAGCAACCTCTCTGCCTGGTTGAAGGGTGAGTCGTTGCCGAAGGCAGGGCCGGATACGACGGACGTGAAGCTGTTGAACGACTGGCTCCGTAAACACGGCGTCAAGCTGGGAGGAAGTCACCAGGTCGGCGGAGGAGTGGTGTTGTTATATCCCACGAAGCTGACCTCCATGCCGAACACCCAGGACTATGAGATCCTCAGCGGGATCGTTCAGCTACGCCGGTATTTCAGAATCAAGGAGATTCCGTAA
- a CDS encoding DUF4157 domain-containing protein, which produces MSTTAAVQTAAKTPTNPPSGLFIQRQCACGGSAELSGECESCKSRKFLGRPIQHQLAIGNPGDAYEVEADRVAEQVLDMGHPASVTTARDSTPASLVRLRVNGLGGAAARVVPPIVEDVLASQGHPLDRATRAFFEPRFGHDFGQIRVHRDDRAARSAASVNALAYTSGQDIVFAQGRYAPHDSAGRQLLAHELAHVIQQGGSRTAFGIQRQCVTGRTCTEPISGDPGPFNASEYAAEASGRTARSEEARRDPAAVVASGHGSRAQHVEAFAAAEGIDLSAFYGVLVDRDLGASTGAAAGPCASLTGVVPPFAGPRDAMCMFVPAETDRLIDEATDLPPPRMVGGYPREYWVQWLRELLVHEAQHIRYDSTAHPDIGGSCTRSTTLYRASDGTEYPLDFYLSELSAILAEFEPVFTSVRRRTRVGDYGALLDNLQSAYRDALFSPYESINGILTALRCHCDCADADAFIRDTFEFTSAGWSDTTRGIFLDFIRSRMPILQWPDSGS; this is translated from the coding sequence GTGAGTACGACTGCCGCCGTGCAAACCGCCGCGAAGACGCCCACGAACCCGCCGTCCGGTCTATTCATTCAGCGGCAATGCGCGTGCGGTGGTTCGGCGGAGCTGAGCGGGGAGTGCGAATCCTGTAAGAGCCGCAAGTTCTTGGGAAGACCGATCCAGCACCAGCTTGCCATCGGAAATCCTGGCGATGCGTACGAAGTAGAAGCCGATCGCGTGGCCGAGCAGGTACTGGATATGGGGCATCCAGCCTCGGTGACAACAGCGCGGGACAGCACACCGGCCTCGCTCGTTCGACTCCGCGTGAACGGCCTCGGGGGAGCAGCGGCGCGTGTGGTCCCGCCCATTGTGGAAGACGTGCTGGCTTCTCAGGGCCACCCACTTGACCGGGCAACCAGAGCATTTTTCGAGCCACGTTTCGGACATGACTTCGGACAGATTCGAGTGCACCGCGACGACCGAGCAGCCAGATCCGCCGCGTCGGTGAACGCTCTGGCGTATACGAGTGGGCAGGATATCGTGTTCGCGCAGGGTCGGTATGCACCACATGACAGCGCCGGGCGGCAGCTTCTCGCACACGAGCTGGCCCATGTGATCCAGCAGGGAGGGTCGCGGACCGCTTTCGGGATCCAGCGTCAATGCGTCACGGGCAGAACCTGCACCGAGCCGATCTCCGGCGATCCGGGTCCGTTTAATGCTTCGGAATATGCGGCTGAAGCGTCGGGGCGCACGGCCCGTTCTGAGGAGGCGAGGCGGGACCCCGCTGCGGTTGTGGCCTCCGGGCATGGAAGCCGCGCACAACACGTCGAGGCGTTTGCCGCTGCGGAGGGCATAGACCTCTCTGCCTTCTATGGCGTGCTGGTCGATCGCGACCTTGGGGCCTCCACCGGGGCCGCCGCAGGACCCTGTGCGAGCCTCACCGGTGTCGTACCCCCCTTCGCCGGCCCTCGTGATGCCATGTGCATGTTTGTTCCTGCGGAGACAGACCGACTGATCGATGAGGCGACGGACCTCCCGCCGCCGCGCATGGTCGGAGGATATCCACGGGAGTACTGGGTGCAGTGGTTGCGTGAATTACTCGTCCACGAAGCGCAGCATATTCGGTATGACAGCACGGCCCATCCGGACATCGGCGGCTCCTGCACACGCTCGACGACACTGTACCGGGCTTCCGACGGGACCGAATACCCACTCGACTTTTACCTGAGCGAACTCAGTGCGATCCTGGCTGAGTTCGAGCCGGTCTTCACGTCAGTTCGGCGCCGCACCCGTGTCGGCGACTATGGCGCCTTGCTCGACAACTTGCAGTCCGCCTATCGCGATGCGCTGTTCAGTCCCTACGAGAGCATCAACGGCATTCTCACCGCATTGCGATGTCACTGCGACTGTGCGGATGCCGACGCGTTCATTCGCGACACGTTTGAGTTCACTAGCGCCGGTTGGTCCGACACGACCCGGGGCATCTTTCTGGATTTTATCCGGTCGCGCATGCCGATTCTCCAATGGCCCGACTCGGGATCTTAA
- a CDS encoding ATP-binding protein yields the protein MTTAETSAAWCDANQAYLAAEFSRLKLRLGAEHDERLVAARVEAAHAALPAPAAIDTLSELFGLSAFERDLLLLVAGVEMDAELGRVCAAALGQSQAPRPHATFGLALAALDHSHWSALAAMGPLRRWRLLEVDDSAGLVNGRLRIDERVLHYLAGVNYLDPRLHPLLSPLPAPEIMAEKHRHVCQSVLERLRERSSSYPVVLLSGDDVDGQADVAAAVAAHLQVKLYCAQADDLPAHSTEADAFAILWQREAALLGAILLIHCHDGAPSKAVVHLAERGSSPLFIAGRDVPSYKRATIRYAVNKPDGTEQRQLWEQVLGPATARMNGTLDGVASQFSLSAKAIMTAGAGLRDVAESGSEADSALWNACRSVSRSRLDDLAQRLDPVAGWNDLVLPEAQQRTLRQIAAHAKHRLMVYQQWGFAGKGVRGLGISALFAGESGTGKTMAAEVLANELHLDLYRIDLSGVVSKYIGETERNLRRVFDAAETSGAMLLFDEADALFGKRSEVRDSHDRYANIEVSYLLQRMEAYRGLAILTTNMKAALDVAFSRRLSFVVQFPFPDQQQRELIWRRIFPAATPVEQLDYAKLARLSMSGGNIRSIALNAAFLAADEGAVVGMKHLLQAAHTEAAKRERPLSDAETRGWV from the coding sequence ATGACGACCGCCGAGACCTCCGCCGCATGGTGCGATGCGAACCAAGCCTATCTGGCGGCCGAGTTTTCCCGTCTGAAACTTCGGCTGGGCGCCGAACATGATGAACGCCTGGTTGCGGCACGGGTGGAGGCGGCCCATGCGGCGCTTCCTGCACCGGCCGCCATCGACACCCTGTCCGAGCTGTTCGGTCTGAGCGCCTTCGAACGCGACCTCCTGCTCCTGGTGGCCGGAGTGGAAATGGATGCCGAACTCGGGCGTGTGTGCGCGGCGGCCTTGGGGCAATCACAAGCGCCGCGGCCACACGCGACGTTCGGTTTGGCCTTGGCGGCGCTGGACCATTCGCACTGGAGCGCGTTGGCAGCGATGGGGCCGTTGCGTCGGTGGCGTTTGCTGGAAGTCGACGACAGTGCCGGACTGGTGAACGGACGGCTGCGCATCGACGAACGGGTGTTGCACTATCTGGCCGGCGTCAACTATCTCGACCCGCGCCTTCACCCGCTGCTGAGTCCGTTGCCCGCTCCGGAGATCATGGCTGAAAAACATCGGCACGTGTGCCAGTCGGTGCTGGAGCGATTGCGGGAGCGCTCTTCGTCCTACCCCGTCGTGCTGTTGTCGGGCGACGATGTCGATGGACAGGCCGATGTGGCGGCGGCGGTCGCCGCCCACCTTCAAGTGAAGTTGTATTGCGCGCAGGCCGACGACCTGCCGGCTCATTCAACGGAGGCCGATGCCTTTGCGATTCTGTGGCAACGCGAGGCGGCCCTGCTGGGCGCGATTCTCCTGATCCATTGCCATGACGGAGCGCCGTCGAAGGCCGTGGTGCATCTCGCCGAGCGAGGCAGCAGCCCATTGTTCATCGCCGGTCGCGACGTGCCTTCATACAAACGGGCGACCATCCGGTATGCCGTCAACAAGCCGGACGGTACCGAGCAGAGGCAATTGTGGGAGCAGGTGCTCGGCCCGGCCACGGCCCGCATGAATGGAACCCTTGACGGCGTGGCCTCCCAGTTTTCCTTAAGTGCCAAAGCAATCATGACGGCCGGTGCCGGGTTGCGTGACGTGGCAGAGTCAGGGAGTGAGGCGGACAGCGCGTTGTGGAATGCGTGCCGAAGTGTGAGCCGTTCCCGGTTGGACGATCTGGCGCAGCGTTTGGACCCGGTGGCAGGGTGGAACGATCTGGTGTTGCCGGAGGCGCAGCAGCGAACCTTACGGCAGATTGCGGCCCACGCGAAGCACCGGCTGATGGTCTATCAACAGTGGGGCTTTGCGGGAAAAGGAGTGCGCGGTCTGGGAATCAGCGCGCTGTTCGCGGGCGAAAGCGGCACGGGCAAGACCATGGCGGCGGAAGTGCTGGCGAACGAACTGCATCTCGATCTGTATCGTATCGATCTCTCCGGGGTCGTCAGCAAATACATCGGCGAGACGGAGCGTAACCTGCGACGCGTGTTCGACGCGGCGGAGACCAGCGGGGCCATGTTGCTGTTCGATGAAGCCGACGCATTGTTCGGGAAACGCAGCGAAGTGCGCGACAGCCATGATCGCTACGCGAATATCGAGGTGAGTTATCTGTTGCAACGGATGGAGGCCTATCGCGGGCTGGCGATTCTGACGACCAACATGAAGGCGGCGCTGGATGTCGCATTTTCGCGCCGCCTCAGTTTCGTGGTGCAGTTTCCCTTTCCCGACCAGCAGCAGCGGGAATTGATCTGGCGCCGCATCTTTCCCGCTGCCACACCGGTCGAGCAGCTCGACTACGCCAAACTCGCCAGGCTCAGCATGTCCGGCGGCAATATCCGCAGCATCGCCCTCAATGCCGCGTTCCTGGCTGCGGATGAAGGAGCGGTGGTGGGCATGAAGCATCTCCTGCAGGCCGCGCATACCGAAGCGGCGAAACGCGAACGCCCGTTGTCCGATGCGGAAACCAGGGGGTGGGTATGA
- a CDS encoding DUF4255 domain-containing protein, translated as MSTALAIAGVTAVLRDLLNDGLINHNVSGLLGSTVTVSALPPDRVVPVNGTESTQLNLFLHQVTFNTGWRNHALPSRDGSGMQRLSNPPLALDLHYLLSAYSAEELGSEILLGYAMQLLHEVPVLDRRAITTALTPSPSVDTTLPPALRALAECGLADQVEQIKLVPDPLSSEEMSKLWTAVQSHYRPSAAYVATVVLIESSKPTRSTLPVLSRGPVDPVTKRDRGVVVQADLLPPFPTIQTAAATNGQPAATVGAIVELTGHHLDGTNRAVLLSNSRFDIEQALPVAGGGEGLASFTVPAVPAGLYQLAMRVIRPGESDPRISNAVALVIGPEITSAMPVAVVRDGSGVATLVLSVQPQIQPGQTVSLLLGTREIPVAPITVATGTVTVAVADAPTGEFLLRIRVDGIDSPIIDRSAVPPAFYNYRVTIT; from the coding sequence GTGAGCACGGCATTGGCCATTGCCGGCGTGACGGCCGTGCTGCGAGATCTACTGAACGATGGGTTGATCAATCACAACGTCAGCGGGCTGCTTGGCAGTACCGTGACTGTGAGTGCATTGCCTCCGGATCGTGTGGTGCCGGTCAACGGAACAGAAAGCACCCAGCTGAATCTCTTCCTCCATCAAGTGACGTTCAATACCGGCTGGCGCAACCATGCATTGCCCTCTCGCGATGGGTCGGGCATGCAGCGCCTCAGCAATCCGCCGCTGGCCCTGGATCTGCATTACCTGCTGAGTGCCTACAGCGCGGAAGAATTGGGCAGCGAAATTCTACTCGGGTACGCCATGCAGTTACTCCATGAGGTGCCGGTGCTGGATCGCCGCGCCATCACGACGGCATTGACCCCGTCGCCGTCGGTCGATACCACCTTGCCGCCGGCGCTTCGAGCCTTGGCTGAGTGCGGGCTGGCGGATCAGGTCGAACAGATCAAACTGGTGCCGGATCCCCTCAGCAGCGAGGAAATGTCGAAACTCTGGACCGCGGTGCAGTCCCATTACCGGCCTTCCGCGGCGTACGTGGCGACAGTCGTGCTGATCGAGTCCTCCAAACCGACGCGATCGACGCTGCCGGTCCTGAGTCGAGGCCCTGTCGACCCGGTCACGAAGCGGGACCGGGGTGTGGTGGTGCAGGCCGATCTGCTCCCGCCCTTTCCCACCATTCAGACTGCGGCTGCAACCAACGGACAGCCGGCTGCCACGGTCGGCGCGATCGTCGAACTCACGGGCCATCATCTCGATGGCACCAATCGCGCAGTCCTGCTCTCGAACAGTCGATTTGACATCGAACAGGCGTTGCCGGTCGCAGGGGGAGGGGAGGGTCTGGCCTCCTTCACGGTGCCGGCCGTGCCGGCCGGCTTGTATCAACTGGCGATGCGGGTCATTCGTCCCGGCGAATCCGATCCACGCATCAGTAACGCCGTGGCGCTCGTGATCGGGCCGGAGATCACGAGCGCGATGCCGGTTGCAGTCGTCCGGGACGGGAGCGGAGTGGCCACCCTCGTACTTTCGGTGCAGCCGCAGATCCAGCCGGGGCAGACGGTGTCGTTGCTGCTGGGCACCCGCGAGATCCCGGTCGCTCCGATCACCGTCGCGACCGGAACGGTGACCGTCGCTGTCGCCGATGCCCCGACGGGAGAGTTTCTGCTCCGGATACGAGTGGATGGTATCGACAGTCCGATTATCGACCGGTCGGCCGTTCCGCCGGCCTTTTACAACTATCGGGTGACGATCACATGA
- a CDS encoding phage tail protein: MAQFTVNTHRFDPYKNFKFRVKWDGRYVAGVSKVGSLKRSTEVVEHREGGDPSTSRKSPGRTKFEAITLERGVTHDTAFEQWANKVWNFGSGLGAEVSLKDFRKDIIIELYNEAGQLAIAYKVFRCWVSEYQAQPDLDANANAVAIQTLKLENEGWERDYEVTEPSEPTFTEP, encoded by the coding sequence ATGGCTCAGTTCACCGTGAACACGCATCGATTCGATCCCTATAAGAATTTCAAGTTTCGGGTCAAATGGGACGGGCGCTATGTGGCCGGCGTCAGCAAGGTCGGGTCTCTGAAGCGTTCGACCGAAGTCGTCGAGCATCGCGAGGGCGGCGACCCCAGCACCAGCCGTAAGTCTCCCGGCCGCACCAAGTTCGAAGCCATTACGCTCGAACGGGGCGTCACGCACGACACGGCCTTCGAGCAGTGGGCGAACAAGGTCTGGAATTTCGGCTCCGGCTTGGGGGCGGAAGTGTCGCTGAAGGATTTCCGGAAGGACATCATCATCGAGTTGTACAACGAGGCCGGACAACTGGCGATCGCCTACAAGGTGTTTCGCTGTTGGGTGTCTGAATACCAGGCTCAGCCGGACCTGGATGCCAATGCCAATGCGGTGGCGATCCAGACGCTCAAGCTCGAAAACGAGGGCTGGGAGAGGGATTACGAGGTAACGGAACCGTCTGAGCCGACCTTTACGGAGCCGTGA